One region of Limnospira fusiformis SAG 85.79 genomic DNA includes:
- a CDS encoding S-layer homology domain-containing protein produces MSESDRADLQPRKQSPPTMEEWLAIILAIATMGFVFFWVFGKIEPKSSFSLLSAKPETISDHRSLINVSDIVRQASSSTTSIISSSYTPESKSGPSDTVSSESTGLTLSWLNLEGLQIASPTTESTPATLPLFSSPTTEAETTTTTDTEAAVTSPPETPTPTETSEVPSSPVTTAETPETTPTQTAVTPDSATTILANVPEEHWARDFVVYFADHNQAIGAEDGTFNPDQPVSRGQFAHQLQQSLKTDRIQPDIKFQDLPQDHWANQAIQEATKMGFLRGYPGEVFQPNQEMTHTEVVVALVSGLDLPTPNNPQEILKVYSDADQIPDWAIGQVAAATEAGLVASHPDRNTFNPHQSVSQAEAIVMIYQVLVRSGDAEPIESDYLVTR; encoded by the coding sequence ATGTCAGAATCAGATCGGGCTGATTTACAGCCACGGAAACAATCACCCCCAACTATGGAGGAATGGCTGGCGATTATTTTGGCGATCGCAACTATGGGGTTTGTCTTCTTTTGGGTATTTGGGAAGATCGAACCCAAAAGCAGCTTTAGCTTACTCTCAGCTAAACCCGAAACTATCTCAGATCATCGGAGTTTAATCAATGTCTCTGATATAGTCCGTCAAGCATCCTCCAGCACAACCTCTATAATCTCTTCCTCATACACCCCAGAGTCTAAGTCTGGACCTTCAGATACAGTCAGCAGCGAATCTACAGGATTGACACTAAGCTGGCTAAACTTGGAAGGTTTACAAATAGCCTCTCCCACCACCGAGTCAACTCCGGCTACTCTCCCCTTATTTTCATCACCCACAACAGAAGCCGAAACAACCACGACCACAGACACAGAGGCGGCGGTTACATCACCCCCTGAAACTCCTACTCCCACCGAAACCTCAGAGGTTCCCAGTTCCCCTGTAACTACCGCCGAAACACCAGAAACCACTCCCACCCAGACCGCTGTAACTCCAGATTCGGCTACAACTATACTGGCTAATGTACCAGAGGAACACTGGGCGCGGGATTTTGTAGTTTATTTTGCTGACCATAATCAGGCGATCGGTGCAGAAGATGGTACATTTAACCCAGATCAGCCAGTGAGTCGGGGACAGTTTGCTCATCAGTTGCAACAATCCCTCAAAACTGACAGAATTCAACCTGATATTAAGTTTCAGGATCTACCGCAAGACCATTGGGCTAATCAGGCGATCCAAGAAGCTACCAAAATGGGTTTTCTCCGGGGTTATCCTGGGGAAGTTTTCCAACCTAATCAAGAAATGACTCATACAGAGGTCGTGGTGGCTTTGGTCAGTGGTTTGGATTTACCTACCCCCAATAATCCCCAGGAAATTCTCAAAGTTTACTCCGATGCTGATCAAATTCCTGATTGGGCTATTGGTCAAGTGGCGGCGGCGACTGAGGCGGGTTTGGTCGCCAGTCATCCAGATCGCAATACTTTTAATCCTCATCAGTCCGTCAGTCAAGCAGAGGCTATTGTCATGATTTATCAAGTATTAGTGCGATCGGGTGATGCTGAACCTATCGAGTCAGATTACCTGGTTACTCGTTAA